The following coding sequences are from one Candidatus Cloacimonadota bacterium window:
- the rsmH gene encoding 16S rRNA (cytosine(1402)-N(4))-methyltransferase RsmH, with amino-acid sequence MNGYHSAVLLEESISGMNLKKNGIYVDATLGGGGHTLKILESNQNLQVFAFDQDEDAIDYTSKIYEQYSDRLKIFNDNFSNLRTRLSLERIKKIDGIIFDLGVSFHQISNPLRGFSYQHDGKLDMRMNKSEKISAYDIINKFPYEKMRTIFFDYGEERESNKIAREIVESRKKKMIRTTGELSEIIEKSIRSHQKLKAKARIFQALRIFINNEINVLKTTLNDAVNILNPGGRLAVLT; translated from the coding sequence ATGAATGGTTATCACTCCGCGGTTTTGCTCGAAGAATCGATCAGCGGTATGAATCTTAAAAAAAATGGAATCTATGTTGATGCAACTTTAGGTGGTGGAGGTCATACCTTGAAAATATTGGAATCAAATCAGAATCTGCAGGTATTTGCTTTTGATCAAGATGAAGATGCAATTGATTATACTTCTAAAATTTATGAACAATATTCTGATAGATTAAAAATTTTCAACGATAATTTTTCCAACCTTCGAACCAGATTATCATTAGAAAGAATAAAAAAGATCGATGGTATTATTTTTGATCTTGGAGTTTCATTTCATCAAATTTCCAATCCTCTGAGAGGATTCAGCTATCAGCATGATGGAAAACTCGATATGAGAATGAACAAGTCAGAGAAAATTTCAGCTTACGATATTATAAACAAATTCCCATACGAAAAGATGCGTACTATCTTTTTTGATTATGGAGAAGAGAGGGAATCAAACAAAATTGCCAGGGAAATAGTTGAAAGCAGAAAGAAAAAAATGATCAGAACAACCGGAGAACTTTCTGAAATTATCGAAAAGAGTATTAGGTCACATCAAAAGCTAAAAGCTAAAGCAAGAATATTCCAGGCATTACGAATATTCATAAATAATGAGATAAATGTCTTGAAAACAACTTTAAACGATGCTGTAAATATTCTAAATCCTGGTGGTAGATTGGCAGTTCTAAC